One window from the genome of Elaeis guineensis isolate ETL-2024a chromosome 5, EG11, whole genome shotgun sequence encodes:
- the LOC105045404 gene encoding uncharacterized protein, translating to MGKAGRDWMQIYAIYGTDEWQTVAFLSFHASIFAAVSLLLLLYFVPILDFCHSLLPGVPLPAIRFVVGFTGSVAALSALCLMFAAGNVLYSSVALRWEMAQRMVASVPDWATVRTALDVGCGRGMLLNAVAKQMKKEGSGGRVVGLDRRRETAVAALRRAWAEGVQEYVTCREGDARRLPFPDAYFDVVVSAVHLSGLGRMAGGGGGSAAAAAAERGRGLGEVVRVLKPGGVGVVWDLVCVPELAQRLREMRMEEVRVSDRVTAYMVSSHIVSFRKPTVASVEAQQPLDWRATIV from the coding sequence ATGGGGAAGGCCGGGAGGGATTGGATGCAGATCTACGCGATTTACGGCACCGATGAGTGGCAGACGGTGGCGTTTCTCTCCTTCCACGCCTCCATCTTCGCCGCCgtctccctcctcctcctcctctacttCGTCCCAATCTTGGATTTCTGCCACTCCCTCCTCCCCGGCGTTCCCCTTCCGGCGATCCGCTTCGTCGTGGGGTTCACCGGCTCCGTGGCGGCCCTGTCGGCTCTCTGCCTGATGTTCGCCGCCGGCAACGTCCTGTACTCGTCGGTGGCGCTGCGGTGGGAGATGGCGCAGCGGATGGTGGCGTCGGTGCCGGACTGGGCGACGGTCCGGACGGCGCTGGACGTGGGGTGCGGACGGGGGATGCTGCTGAACGCGGTGGCGAAGCAGATGAAGAAGGAGGGATCCGGAGGCAGGGTGGTGGGCCTGGACCGCCGGCGGGAGACGGCGGTGGCGGCGCTCCGGCGGGCGTGGGCTGAGGGGGTGCAGGAGTACGTGACGTGCCGGGAGGGGGACGCCCGGCGGCTGCCCTTCCCGGACGCCTACTTCGACGTCGTCGTCTCGGCGGTGCACCTCAGCGGTCTCGGCCGGATGGCAGGAGGCGGCGGCGggtcggcggcggcggcggcggcggagagGGGGAGGGGGCTGGGGGAGGTGGTGAGGGTGTTGAAGCCCGGGGGGGTGGGGGTGGTGTGGGATTTGGTGTGCGTGCCGGAGCTCGCGCAGAGGCTGAGGGAGATGAGGATGGAGGAGGTCAGGGTGTCGGATCGGGTCACCGCCTACATGGTTAGCAGCCATATCGTATCGTTTCGGAAGCCCACCGTCGCCTCCGTGGAGGCCCAGCAGCCACTCGATTGGAGGGCCACCATCGTCTGA